Proteins encoded within one genomic window of Glycine soja cultivar W05 chromosome 1, ASM419377v2, whole genome shotgun sequence:
- the LOC114367163 gene encoding uncharacterized protein LOC114367163 isoform X3, with translation MGDKLHLHPIHEVVHHLNSAEKSVSTSKEQWVPLKYLSCKSDISCSYLQQMVVAEESSSTNNFTMSANDYVTALCTGGSSNNSPKVERKSSVEVAFSLGSSSSHSLGTYGTSKSVDSVTSSGSPSKDQEDQNDASNAFARKIKEQWDYENSYNATLGDSEIHDAEEYDENSVNSAAELRILEKSEDQRMFFFKIPAYLPGTSTVSGEPTHLKDLPRGYMGKMLVYKSGAINLKLGESLFDVYPGSNRGHVEDVVAVNTQKQCCNLGKISKRVNVTPNIDFLDKYN, from the exons ATGGGTGATAAG TTGCACCTGCATCCAATCCATGAAGTTGTGCATCATCTTAACTCTGCTGAGAAGTCTGTTAGTACATCTAAAGAGCAG TGGGTTCCCCTAAAGTACCTCAGCTGCAAGAGTGATATCTCTTGTAGTTATTTACAGCAAATGGTGGTGGCAGAAGAGAGTTCTTCCACAAACAACTTCACTATGAGCGC GAATGATTATGTTACTGCTCTGTGTACTGGAGGGAGCAGCAACAATTCACCAAAAGTCGAAAGAAAAT CTAGCGTGGAAGTTGCATTTAgtcttggaagttcatcatcACATTCCCTCGGGACATATGGCACAAGCAAATCTGTAGATAGTGTCACAAGCAGTGGCTCACCATCTAAGGATCAAGAGGATCAAAATGATGCTTCTAATGCATTTGCCAGGAAAATCAAGGAACAATGG GATTATGAAAACTCTTACAATGCTACTCTTGGAGATTCAG AAATTCATGATGCGGAAGAGTATGATGAGAATTCTGTGAATTCTGCTGCAGAACTCCGGATCTTG GAGAAGAGTGAGGACCAAAGGATGTTTTTCTTTAAGATTCCTGCTTATCTGCCTGGTACATCAACTGTGTCGGGAGAGCCCACACACTTGAAAGACTTGCCAAGGGGATACATGGGCAAAATGCTGGTGTACAAGAGTGGAGCAATCAATCTAAAACTAGGAGAATCTCTGTTCGAC GTGTATCCAGGTTCAAATCGTGGACATGTTGAAGATGTTGTGGCGGTGAACACACAGAAACAGTGTTGCAATCTTGGCAAGATTAGCAAAAGGGTCAATGTGACTCCCAATATTGATTTTCTAGACAAATATAACTAA
- the LOC114367163 gene encoding uncharacterized protein LOC114367163 isoform X2: protein MLITKLQILSLDFIFFPLPSSLKSSLSTFVFFPLPSRFPIKLCNRNSATNSYSKPPSKWKPNPNSRSPKLCAKLTSSSHLRYTFFGSFPRRLVGDRTRWRPYSLDEQCQEEVRFNPKHSEFKLDLAIDKEFNQTFSTLWKPYKSVPYVEPGYAVGLLMGDKLHLHPIHEVVHHLNSAEKSVSTSKEQWVPLKYLSCKSDISCSYLQQMVVAEESSSTNNFTMSANDYVTALCTGGSSNNSPKVERKSSVEVAFSLGSSSSHSLGTYGTSKSVDSVTSSGSPSKDQEDQNDASNAFARKIKEQWDYENSYNATLGDSEIHDAEEYDENSVNSAAELRILEKSEDQRMFFFKIPAYLPGTSTVSGEPTHLKDLPRGYMGKMLVYKSGAINLKLGESLFDVYPGSNRGHVEDVVAVNTQKQCCNLGKISKRVNVTPNIDFLDKYN from the exons ATGTTAATAACAAAGCTTCAAATCCTCTCTCTCGACTTCATCTTCTTCCCTCTCCCCTCTTCTCTGAAATCCTCTCTCTCGACCTTCGTCTTCTTCCCTCTCCCCTCGCGATTTCCTATCAAGCTGTGTAATAGAAACAGTGCAACCAACTCATACTCCAAGCCACCGTCAAAATGGAAGCCGAACCCAAATTCTCGGAGTCCGAAGTTGTGCGCCAAATTGACGTCTTCTTCTCACCTTCG cTATACGTTTTTCGGCAGCTTTCCACGTCGCCTCGTTGGCGACCGTACTCGTTGGCGACCGTACTCGTTGGATGAACAATGCCAAGAGGAGGTACGGTTCAACCCTAAACATTCAGAATTCAAACTTGATTTAGCCATTGACAAAGAGTTCAACCAG ACTTTTTCAACTTTGTGGAAGCCATATAAATCAGTACCATATGTTGAACCTGGATATGCTGTTGGGCTTCTTATGGGTGATAAG TTGCACCTGCATCCAATCCATGAAGTTGTGCATCATCTTAACTCTGCTGAGAAGTCTGTTAGTACATCTAAAGAGCAG TGGGTTCCCCTAAAGTACCTCAGCTGCAAGAGTGATATCTCTTGTAGTTATTTACAGCAAATGGTGGTGGCAGAAGAGAGTTCTTCCACAAACAACTTCACTATGAGCGC GAATGATTATGTTACTGCTCTGTGTACTGGAGGGAGCAGCAACAATTCACCAAAAGTCGAAAGAAAAT CTAGCGTGGAAGTTGCATTTAgtcttggaagttcatcatcACATTCCCTCGGGACATATGGCACAAGCAAATCTGTAGATAGTGTCACAAGCAGTGGCTCACCATCTAAGGATCAAGAGGATCAAAATGATGCTTCTAATGCATTTGCCAGGAAAATCAAGGAACAATGG GATTATGAAAACTCTTACAATGCTACTCTTGGAGATTCAG AAATTCATGATGCGGAAGAGTATGATGAGAATTCTGTGAATTCTGCTGCAGAACTCCGGATCTTG GAGAAGAGTGAGGACCAAAGGATGTTTTTCTTTAAGATTCCTGCTTATCTGCCTGGTACATCAACTGTGTCGGGAGAGCCCACACACTTGAAAGACTTGCCAAGGGGATACATGGGCAAAATGCTGGTGTACAAGAGTGGAGCAATCAATCTAAAACTAGGAGAATCTCTGTTCGAC GTGTATCCAGGTTCAAATCGTGGACATGTTGAAGATGTTGTGGCGGTGAACACACAGAAACAGTGTTGCAATCTTGGCAAGATTAGCAAAAGGGTCAATGTGACTCCCAATATTGATTTTCTAGACAAATATAACTAA
- the LOC114367163 gene encoding uncharacterized protein LOC114367163 isoform X1 has product MLITKLQILSLDFIFFPLPSSLKSSLSTFVFFPLPSRFPIKLCNRNSATNSYSKPPSKWKPNPNSRSPKLCAKLTSSSHLRSVLRLGYTFFGSFPRRLVGDRTRWRPYSLDEQCQEEVRFNPKHSEFKLDLAIDKEFNQTFSTLWKPYKSVPYVEPGYAVGLLMGDKLHLHPIHEVVHHLNSAEKSVSTSKEQWVPLKYLSCKSDISCSYLQQMVVAEESSSTNNFTMSANDYVTALCTGGSSNNSPKVERKSSVEVAFSLGSSSSHSLGTYGTSKSVDSVTSSGSPSKDQEDQNDASNAFARKIKEQWDYENSYNATLGDSEIHDAEEYDENSVNSAAELRILEKSEDQRMFFFKIPAYLPGTSTVSGEPTHLKDLPRGYMGKMLVYKSGAINLKLGESLFDVYPGSNRGHVEDVVAVNTQKQCCNLGKISKRVNVTPNIDFLDKYN; this is encoded by the exons ATGTTAATAACAAAGCTTCAAATCCTCTCTCTCGACTTCATCTTCTTCCCTCTCCCCTCTTCTCTGAAATCCTCTCTCTCGACCTTCGTCTTCTTCCCTCTCCCCTCGCGATTTCCTATCAAGCTGTGTAATAGAAACAGTGCAACCAACTCATACTCCAAGCCACCGTCAAAATGGAAGCCGAACCCAAATTCTCGGAGTCCGAAGTTGTGCGCCAAATTGACGTCTTCTTCTCACCTTCGGTCGGTGCTCAGACTTGG cTATACGTTTTTCGGCAGCTTTCCACGTCGCCTCGTTGGCGACCGTACTCGTTGGCGACCGTACTCGTTGGATGAACAATGCCAAGAGGAGGTACGGTTCAACCCTAAACATTCAGAATTCAAACTTGATTTAGCCATTGACAAAGAGTTCAACCAG ACTTTTTCAACTTTGTGGAAGCCATATAAATCAGTACCATATGTTGAACCTGGATATGCTGTTGGGCTTCTTATGGGTGATAAG TTGCACCTGCATCCAATCCATGAAGTTGTGCATCATCTTAACTCTGCTGAGAAGTCTGTTAGTACATCTAAAGAGCAG TGGGTTCCCCTAAAGTACCTCAGCTGCAAGAGTGATATCTCTTGTAGTTATTTACAGCAAATGGTGGTGGCAGAAGAGAGTTCTTCCACAAACAACTTCACTATGAGCGC GAATGATTATGTTACTGCTCTGTGTACTGGAGGGAGCAGCAACAATTCACCAAAAGTCGAAAGAAAAT CTAGCGTGGAAGTTGCATTTAgtcttggaagttcatcatcACATTCCCTCGGGACATATGGCACAAGCAAATCTGTAGATAGTGTCACAAGCAGTGGCTCACCATCTAAGGATCAAGAGGATCAAAATGATGCTTCTAATGCATTTGCCAGGAAAATCAAGGAACAATGG GATTATGAAAACTCTTACAATGCTACTCTTGGAGATTCAG AAATTCATGATGCGGAAGAGTATGATGAGAATTCTGTGAATTCTGCTGCAGAACTCCGGATCTTG GAGAAGAGTGAGGACCAAAGGATGTTTTTCTTTAAGATTCCTGCTTATCTGCCTGGTACATCAACTGTGTCGGGAGAGCCCACACACTTGAAAGACTTGCCAAGGGGATACATGGGCAAAATGCTGGTGTACAAGAGTGGAGCAATCAATCTAAAACTAGGAGAATCTCTGTTCGAC GTGTATCCAGGTTCAAATCGTGGACATGTTGAAGATGTTGTGGCGGTGAACACACAGAAACAGTGTTGCAATCTTGGCAAGATTAGCAAAAGGGTCAATGTGACTCCCAATATTGATTTTCTAGACAAATATAACTAA